In Plasmodium falciparum 3D7 genome assembly, chromosome: 13, the following are encoded in one genomic region:
- a CDS encoding vacuolar protein sorting-associated protein 18, putative, producing the protein MNKSEKEFSLKLFKIKNGNINLLKNRITHISINNKCIHLVLCNNTLIKYNVEENELCYIDFYNKKTTNNKGEIRSIYFDRNCYHGFICLANKEYIYIHFENNIIKNIIQLKKYNITSVIFNDYTEIKNTFPFLISTTQGEIIEININNKSSKNIDYDVIFSDEKLSILDVNMINIIKCKTSLNSHKQNGHRYDDNNNDDNNDDNNNDDDNNDDNNNDDDNNNNHNNHLNNKHVKDYQEMIKIIYFTTSNSLHEISYTFKNYKNKTDDKNDNTFTYVKLKTTSLPYNIKKQTKVYETPLDSLCSIIKIENIRNTNYLFWLNGCSIFISKINNFKSPKYYTPDNNKKKKNNNNNNNNNNNFFFNNNMNQDENIFSSSSNSFSDSDQDVEHIFSLSDDDYLYEMNNSNILNNTHNNDHTININNSNPIDNTHIKKQKLPRNKLYTNNNYSHKNKDNVSNTTSIQSRNKYNKINSEFYLDNNYIIINFLDLHIFTTDNITAFSFTKSFYDSVYSTNSNLTYNFKDQENEHNEQNLNINSTNITNSTNSTNIKNNSNNNSSNNNNISTMVDMCINQSYIFLLLEEKLIIISNVKFKKVYEQKLDTETYGQALRIIKDHSDNQVWLCTSKYIFKIIQNKKNNHIMYFNLKKKINSKQIAQSNSYTQKIKMTNFILKNNKYDIHQYKYTNIRIDEKLISFLHKQQYFNISSFLYNNIHCYNNVIRIALYIWLIQLYIYSIDLYAYLYKSTSYYFHTKRKNYIFNKNYMIQDTHKKQNLSDLSSDTSTGTYVNRDFLDKHNEHNEHNGIRQNYSCSGDCVSGSGNSLTGSGDCASGSGNSLTGSGDCVSGSGNSYSKSCDNYSWSGDFHSESHNSNYESSDKDKVSISEKRGGEHMTNNGNRNTNNIDEIKKKLDVTKNDEEGHEISSVLLTNIRGDDKKEEGEILDPHKDKIGNDNKGGNRTTAEDNFMNKKKNKFYFKNKNDNLLKKNKTLFLRFFDQIINKEERKEVKYHFDFGKGKKINLKALSECDDFYILLKIYRMKNTEIYNFLKSQKNLIMNDIETYKEIYINNDVDINNYGNDTMMNNNIYIKMKKKIYKDIYSYKCLEVCIYIIILLKHFKNFFQLNDIIIEIFYNFNKMNFLLFYKFLCNDYNYIINYYMNNNKYNLLFNIIVLLPQNILLDVLIEHAFALFLHKPHKYVDILIYYDNIIEDYTHIVMCMFMVIYFFKNKNDHKNIGTSKNVFKRNGNMQYDINEQDNTNEQDNINKQDNINKQDNINKQDNTNKQDNTNEQDNTNEQNSVNEKDIINSQDNLTSRENIYLYNKPINFKYQNKHTEECIRFLEYLTNKLIEENILEKKENNEKENYIYTFQCTWEKHYIINCLLILYIEEGNNEKIKNSLKKLKSANIHFDYLFIIRFLKEKRKEMFIPHIYILMKYFEEAVDKSLELNDYKTAKKAVILCDDEEEKKKLFIKIIKHISKNINDHNLKEIINLVRDSNSILNLHDILPYINETIIIEYLKKDICNLLEIYNLKIKAKKEEIKENLHTIDLLNKDIKNIQKKYVILNKNDICYICRKTIFYKKCYVFSCNHYFHSECALNIYINNKSKEELFDFYTILQQYKNSIITKNDKEIMICENKIDDILTEECYICGSFSLASISQPFISPNEYELRDTWNISND; encoded by the coding sequence atgaacaagtCGGAGAAAGAATTTTCTTTAAAgctatttaaaataaaaaatgggaACATCAACTTACTAAAAAATAGAATAACTCATataagtataaataataaatgtattcATTTGGTGTTGTGTAATAatacattaataaaatataatgtggAAGAAAATGAGTTATGTTATATAGATTTTTATAACAAGAAaacaacaaataataaaggaGAAATACGATCGATATATTTTGATAGAAATTGTTATCATGGATTTATTTGTTTGGCAaataaggaatatatatatattcatttcgaaaacaatattataaaaaatataatacaattaaaaaaatataatattacaagtgttatatttaatgattatacagaaataaaaaatacattccCTTTTCTTATCTCCACAACACAAGGAGAAATAAttgaaattaatattaataataaatcttcaaaaaatattgatTATGATGTAATATTTTCGGATGAAAAGTTATCAATCCTCGACgttaatatgataaatataataaaatgtaagACATCACTAAATAGTCATAAACAAAATGGTCATAggtatgatgataataataatgatgataataatgatgataataataatgatgatgataataatgatgataataataatgatgatgataataataacaatcataataatcatcttaataataaacatgTGAAGGATTACCaagaaatgataaaaattatttattttactaCAAGCAATAGCCTACATGAAATTAGTTATACTTttaagaattataaaaacaaaactgacgataaaaatgataataccTTCACTTATGTGAAATTAAAAACCACCTCCCttccatataatattaaaaagcaAACAAAAGTTTATGAAACACCTCTAGATTCTTTATGTTCAATTATTAAAATCGAAAATATTAGAAATACAAATTATCTTTTCTGGTTAAATGGATGTTCTATATTTATtagtaaaattaataatttcaaATCACCCAAATATTATACAcctgataataataaaaaaaaaaaaaataataataataataataataataataataatttcttttttaataataatatgaatcaagatgaaaatattttctcGTCATCTTCAAATTCTTTTAGTGATTCTGATCAAGATGTAGAACATATCTTTTCGTTAAGTGATgatgattatttatatgaaatgaataattcaaatatattaaataatacacataataatgatcatactataaatattaataatagtaatccTATAGACAACACtcatattaaaaaacaaaaattaccAAGAAATAAactatatacaaataataattattcacacaaaaataaagataatgtaAGTAACACGACATCTATTCAATccagaaataaatataataaaataaattcagAATTTTATCTAGACaacaattatattattattaattttttagatTTACACATTTTTACAACGGATAATATTACTGCTTTCTCATTTACAAAATCATTCTACGATTCGGTTTATTCAACAAATAGCAACttaacatataattttaaagatCAAGAAAATGAACATAATGAGCAAAATTTAAACATAAATAGTactaatattacaaatagtACAAATAgtacaaatattaaaaataatagtaataataatagtagtaataataataatatatctaccATGGTCGATATGTGCATTAATCAAtcttatattttccttttattagaagaaaaattaatcATCATAAGCAAtgtaaaatttaaaaaagtcTATGAACAAAAACTCGATACAGAAACGTACGGTCAAGCACTAAGAATTATCAAAGATCATTCAGATAATCAAGTTTGGTTATGTacatcaaaatatatttttaaaattatacaaaataaaaaaaataatcatatcatgtattttaatttaaaaaaaaaaattaattctaAACAAATTGCACAATCAAACTCTTATAcgcaaaaaattaaaatgaccaattttattttaaaaaataataaatatgatatacatcaatataaatatacaaatatacgTATTGACGAAAAATTAATATCCTTCTTACATAAACaacaatattttaatatatcctcatttctttataataatatacattgttataataatgtaatcAGAATAGCTCTTTATATTTGGCTCATTCAACTCTATATTTATTCAATTGATTTATACGCTTATTTGTATAAATCTacttcatattattttcatacaaaacgaaaaaattatatttttaataaaaattatatgatacaAGACACACATAAAAAGCAAAATCTTAGTGATCTCTCTTCAGACACATCAACAGGAACTTATGTAAATCGTGATTTTTTAGACAAACATAATGAACATAATGAACATAATGGGATAAGACAAAATTATTCCTGTTCAGGTGATTGTGTTTCCGGGTCAGGCAATTCTTTAACAGGGTCAGGTGATTGTGCTTCCGGGTCAGGCAATTCTTTAACAGGATCAGGTGATTGCGTTTCCGGGTCAGGCAATTCCTATTCCAAATCATGCGATAACTACTCATGGTCAGGTGATTTTCACTCCGAGTCACATAATTCAAATTATGAATCATCCGATAAAGATAAGGTCTCCATATCAGAAAAAAGGGGTGGTGAGCATATGACAAATAATGGTAACagaaatacaaataatatagacgaaataaaaaaaaagttggATGTtacaaaaaatgatgaagaagGTCATGAAATATCTAGCGTtttattaacaaatatacgtggtgatgataaaaaggaagaagGAGAAATATTAGACCCTCACAAGGACAAAATAGGGAATGATAATAAAGGAGGCAATAGAACAACAGCAGAAGATAATTTTatgaacaagaaaaaaaataagttttattttaaaaataagaatgataatttgttaaaaaagaataagacGTTGTTCTTGCGCTTTTTTGatcaaattataaataaagaagaaaggAAAGAGGTTAAATATCATTTCGATTTTGGTaaggggaaaaaaataaatcttaAAGCGTTAAGTGAATGTgatgatttttatattttattaaaaatatatagaatgaAAAATACTgagatatataattttttaaaaagtcaAAAGAATTTAATAATGAATGATATAGAGACATATAaagagatatatataaataatgatgtagatataaataattatggaAATGATACAatgatgaataataatatttatataaagatgaaaaagaaaatatataaagatatttattcatataaatgtctagaagtatgtatatatataatcatattattaaaacattttaaaaacttttttcaattaaatgatataataattgaaattttttataattttaataaaatgaattttttattattttataaatttttatgtaatgattataattatataataaattattatatgaataataataaatataatttactcTTTAATATAATCGTTTTATTAcctcaaaatatattattggaCGTTTTAATAGAACATGCTTTtgctttatttttacataaacCACACAAATATGTAGAtatcttaatatattatgataacaTAATTGAAGATTATACACATATAGTAATGTGTATGTTTATGGTCATctacttttttaaaaataaaaatgatcataaaaatattggaaCCTCAAAAAATGTGTTTAAAAGAAATGGAAATATgcaatatgatataaatgaacaagataatacaaatgaacaagataatataaataaacaagataatataaataaacaagataatataaataaacaagataatacaaataaacaagataatacaaatgaacaagataatacaaatgaacaaaatagtGTAAATGAAAAAGACATTATAAATTCACAGGATAATTTAACTTCAcgagaaaatatatatctatataacaAACCAATAAATTTCAAATATCAAAATAAACATACAGAAGAATGCATAAGGTTTCTAGAATATTTGACCAACAAACtaatagaagaaaatatcctagagaaaaaagaaaataacgAAAAGGAGAATTACATCTATACGTTTCAATGTACATGGgaaaaacattatataataaattgcttactaatattatatattgaagAAGGAAACAAcgagaaaattaaaaattctttaaagaaattaaaaagcgccaatatacattttgattatttatttattataagatttttaaaagaaaaaaggaaagaaatGTTTATACcgcatatttatattctaatGAAATATTTTGAAGAAGCTGTTGATAAATCACTTGAATTAAATGATTACAAAACAGCGAAAAAAGCTGTGATTTTAtgtgatgatgaagaagaaaaaaaaaaattatttattaaaataatcaaaCATATAtccaaaaatataaatgatcataatttaaaagaaattattaatttagtTAGAGATTCAAATTCAATTCTAAATCTACATGATATCTTACCTTATATTAATGAAACGATTATTattgaatatttaaaaaaagatatcTGTAATTtgttagaaatatataatttaaaaattaaggcaaaaaaagaagaaattaaagaaaatctACATACTAtagatttattaaataaagatataaaaaatattcaaaaaaaatatgttatattaaataaaaatgatatatgctatatatgtagaaaaacaattttttataaaaaatgttatgtCTTTTCTTgtaatcattattttcatagtGAATGTgctcttaatatatatataaataataaatcaaagGAGGAACTTTTCGACTTTTACACAATACTtcaacaatataaaaattcaatAATTACcaaaaatgataaagaaataatgatttgtgaaaataaaattgatgATATATTAACAGAGGAATGTTATATATGTGGTTCCTTCTCTCTTGCATCAATATCTCAGCCTTTTATATCACCCAACGAGTATGAACTCCGAGATACATGGAATATTTCAAATGACTGA